GAAAACAACTATTGGTCGTGCCATCATCGGTCTTAATGATACAAGTAATGGGGATATCATTTTTGATGGTCAAAAGATTAATGGTAAGAAATCGCGTGAACAAGCTGCAGAATTGATTCGTCGTATCCAGATGATTTTTCAAGATCCTGCCGCAAGTTTGAATGAACGTGCGACTGTTGATTATATTATTTCTGAAGGTCTTTACAATCATCATCTGTTCAAGGATGAAGAAGAACGTAAAGAGAAAGTTAAAAATATTATCCGTGAAGTGGGGCTTCTTGCTGAGCACTTGACTCGTTACCCTCATGAATTCTCAGGTGGTCAACGTCAACGTATCGGTATTGCCCGTGCCTTGGTCATGCAACCAGACTTTGTTATTGCGGATGAGCCCATTTCAGCCTTGGACGTTTCTGTGCGTGCTCAAGTCTTGAACTTGCTCAAAAAATTCCAAAAAGAACTTGGTTTGACCTATCTCTTCATCGCCCATGACTTGTCTGTCGTTCGCTTTATTTCAGATCGTATCGCAGTTATTTACAAGGGTGTTATTGTAGAGGTTGCAGAAACAGAAGAATTGTTTAACAATCCAATTCATCCATATACTCA
The Streptococcus toyakuensis genome window above contains:
- a CDS encoding ATP-binding cassette domain-containing protein, whose product is MSEKLVEIKDLEISFGEGSKKFVAVKNANFFINKGETFSLVGESGSGKTTIGRAIIGLNDTSNGDIIFDGQKINGKKSREQAAELIRRIQMIFQDPAASLNERATVDYIISEGLYNHHLFKDEEERKEKVKNIIREVGLLAEHLTRYPHEFSGGQRQRIGIARALVMQPDFVIADEPISALDVSVRAQVLNLLKKFQKELGLTYLFIAHDLSVVRFISDRIAVIYKGVIVEVAETEELFNNPIHPYTQALLSAVPIPDPILERKKVLKVYDPSQHDYETDKPSMVEIRPGHYVWANQAELARYQQGLN